The Martelella sp. AD-3 genome includes a region encoding these proteins:
- a CDS encoding PopZ family protein, with the protein MAQPKLQQEPTMEEILASIRRIIDSGEDAGRSPGYRSPQTRESAQNRSDETRQQPSGHREDDWYQREDERASEPVIVSRHHAGDGPAAASEEPAQPEPVRQEPPMAEQQVYRVEEQAQPAPEEPSYRQEPSHEGASDDRQSSFQAVYPGTMGEVARQVREASGQFEPGDEQDASEAAGDDAPLLSAESEMRISEALRELSFALEREGARSIEEIVAEELRPLLSNWLETHMPSIVENVVARELERMRRR; encoded by the coding sequence ATGGCGCAGCCGAAGTTGCAGCAAGAGCCGACGATGGAAGAGATTCTGGCGTCCATTCGGCGGATCATCGATAGCGGCGAGGATGCCGGCCGTTCGCCCGGTTACCGATCCCCGCAGACGCGCGAAAGCGCGCAGAACCGCAGCGACGAGACGCGCCAGCAGCCTTCAGGCCATCGCGAAGATGACTGGTATCAGCGCGAAGACGAGCGCGCGAGCGAGCCGGTGATCGTTTCGCGTCATCACGCCGGCGACGGGCCGGCCGCTGCCTCCGAGGAGCCGGCTCAGCCCGAGCCGGTGCGGCAGGAGCCGCCGATGGCCGAACAGCAGGTCTATCGCGTGGAGGAACAGGCTCAGCCCGCGCCGGAAGAGCCGTCCTATCGGCAGGAACCTTCCCATGAAGGGGCTTCCGACGACCGGCAGTCGTCCTTCCAGGCGGTCTATCCGGGCACGATGGGCGAGGTCGCCCGCCAGGTGCGCGAGGCGTCCGGCCAATTCGAGCCGGGCGACGAGCAGGACGCATCGGAAGCCGCGGGCGACGACGCACCGCTGCTGTCCGCGGAATCGGAGATGCGGATCTCTGAGGCGTTGCGCGAACTTTCCTTCGCGCTCGAACGCGAGGGCGCGCGCAGCATCGAGGAAATCGTTGCCGAAGAGCTCCGTCCGCTCCTGAGCAACTGGCTCGAAACCCACATGCCCTCGATCGTCGAGAATGTGGTCGCGCGCGAACTCGAGCGCATGCGTCGGCGCTGA
- a CDS encoding aldo/keto reductase, giving the protein MHYHNFGRTGRPVSNIGFGAWQIGGSWGSVSEEDGRAALNAALDAGINFIDTADVYGDGRSEKIIADVLANRGGEKPFVATKAGRRLNPHTADGYNRENLEGFIDRSLKNLKSERLDLVQLHCPPTEAFYRPEVFEALDAIKAKGKIANYGVSVEKVEEALKAIEFPGVASVQIIYNIFRQRPASLFLPEAQRKNIAVIVRVPLASGLLSGKITRDTEFDKEDHRNFNRSGEAFDVGETFAGVPFEIALDAVEEVRKHVPGGESMAAFALRWILMNEAVTVAIPGARNAEQARGNARASDLPVIGADVMAAMEEIYRSRIAPHVHQRW; this is encoded by the coding sequence ATGCATTATCACAATTTCGGACGCACCGGACGCCCCGTCTCCAATATCGGCTTCGGCGCCTGGCAGATCGGCGGCTCGTGGGGTTCCGTCAGCGAGGAGGACGGTCGCGCGGCGCTGAACGCCGCGCTTGATGCCGGCATCAATTTCATCGACACGGCCGATGTCTATGGCGACGGCCGCTCGGAAAAGATCATCGCCGACGTTCTGGCGAATCGCGGCGGCGAAAAGCCCTTCGTCGCCACCAAGGCCGGACGCCGCCTCAATCCGCATACGGCCGACGGCTACAATCGCGAAAACCTCGAGGGCTTCATCGATCGCAGCCTGAAGAACCTGAAGTCGGAACGGCTCGATCTGGTGCAGCTCCACTGCCCGCCGACCGAGGCCTTCTACAGGCCGGAGGTGTTCGAGGCGCTGGACGCCATCAAGGCCAAGGGCAAGATCGCCAATTACGGCGTCAGCGTCGAAAAGGTCGAGGAAGCGCTGAAGGCGATCGAGTTTCCGGGCGTCGCCAGCGTGCAGATCATCTACAATATCTTCCGCCAGCGCCCGGCCTCGCTGTTCCTGCCGGAAGCGCAACGGAAGAACATCGCCGTGATCGTGCGCGTGCCGCTCGCCTCCGGGCTTCTCTCGGGAAAGATCACGCGGGACACCGAGTTCGACAAGGAAGACCACCGCAACTTCAACCGTTCGGGCGAAGCCTTCGATGTCGGCGAGACCTTTGCCGGCGTGCCCTTCGAGATTGCGCTCGATGCGGTGGAGGAAGTGCGCAAGCATGTTCCGGGCGGGGAAAGCATGGCGGCCTTCGCGCTGCGCTGGATCCTGATGAACGAGGCGGTCACCGTCGCCATTCCCGGTGCCCGCAACGCCGAACAGGCCAGGGGCAATGCGCGGGCCTCCGACCTTCCGGTGATCGGCGCCGACGTGATGGCGGCAATGGAAGAGATCTACCGCAGCCGCATCGCCCCCCACGTTCACCAGCGCTGGTAG
- a CDS encoding HXXEE domain-containing protein yields MAENRAFIFLAMAFAMLWLPLGQHGFLLTGWMKLGTFMAPFLLFFAFAFSDRPLRFSDDDIGLYALILWIAYIIHQFEEHWVDLFGQVYAFKPYVNMVLLDLMRAPAGTPPPLTDAGVFVINTSLVWLVAALAILSARHHLFPALCMVSIVLVNAVSHVGMAIIQGGYNPGLLTAIVLFFPLSLAVYHRLLKAGIASRREVAASIFWGVIAHIIMFAGLLATGYFQLIPEIVYFALLVIWSVVPCLVLRNGPPGAIAKPVGG; encoded by the coding sequence ATGGCGGAAAATCGGGCGTTCATCTTTCTGGCCATGGCCTTCGCCATGCTGTGGCTGCCGCTCGGCCAGCACGGTTTTCTGCTGACCGGCTGGATGAAGCTCGGCACCTTCATGGCGCCGTTCCTGCTCTTCTTCGCTTTTGCCTTTTCCGACAGGCCCTTGCGGTTCTCCGACGATGACATCGGTCTCTATGCGCTGATCCTGTGGATCGCCTATATCATTCACCAGTTCGAGGAGCACTGGGTCGATCTCTTCGGCCAGGTCTATGCCTTCAAACCCTATGTCAACATGGTGCTTCTCGACCTGATGCGGGCCCCGGCCGGCACGCCGCCGCCGCTCACCGATGCCGGGGTTTTCGTCATCAACACATCGCTGGTCTGGCTTGTGGCCGCGCTTGCGATCCTGAGCGCGCGCCATCACCTGTTCCCGGCGCTTTGCATGGTGTCGATCGTCCTGGTGAACGCCGTCAGCCATGTCGGCATGGCGATCATCCAGGGCGGTTACAATCCGGGCCTGTTGACGGCGATCGTCCTGTTCTTCCCGCTTTCGCTCGCGGTCTATCACCGGCTTCTGAAGGCCGGCATCGCCAGCCGGCGCGAGGTTGCAGCCAGCATCTTCTGGGGCGTGATCGCCCATATCATCATGTTTGCCGGTCTTCTGGCGACCGGCTATTTCCAACTCATTCCGGAAATCGTCTATTTTGCTCTTCTCGTGATCTGGTCGGTCGTGCCCTGTCTTGTCCTGCGCAACGGTCCGCCCGGAGCGATCGCGAAACCGGTGGGGGGCTGA
- a CDS encoding valine--tRNA ligase: MLDKTYDANSVEPKIADRWQEADAFRAGANARPGAESFSIVIPPPNVTGSLHMGHALNNTLQDILVRFERMRGKDTLWQPGMDHAGIATQMVVERQLMERQLPGRREMGREAFIDKVWEWKDESGGQILNQLKRLGASCDWSRERFTMDEGLSEAVLEVFVTLYKQGLIYRGKRLVNWDPQFETAISDLEVENRETDGHMWHFKYPLADGETYTYVEKDEDGNVILEEERDYISIATTRPETMLGDGAVAVHPSDERYAPIVGKFCEIPVGPKEHRRLIPIITDEYPDPDFGSGAVKITGAHDFNDYQVARRNHIPLYRLMDEKAAMRADGEPYATCAGQAMKIAKSGELPGEADVDDINLVPDEYRGLDRYAARKRIVDAINAEGLAVTVKDEEGNDIPFVESKKIMQPHGDRSGVVIEPMLTDQWFADAKTLAEPAIASVREGRTKFVPKNWEKTYFEWMENIEPWCISRQLWWGHQIPAWYGPDGSVFVERTEEEALEAAIQHYISHEGPWKAWVEEQLENYEPGNILTRDEDVLDTWFSSGLWPFSTLGWPEKTEELARYYPTSVLVTGFDIIFFWVARMMMDALHFMKDEHGNPIEPFHTVYVHALVRDKNGQKMSKSKGNVINPLDLIDEYGADALRFTLAIMAAQGRDVKLDTSRIAGYRNFGTKLWNATRFAEMNGMKLDASFRPEKATQTINRWILTELSKTAEDVTRAIETYRFNEAAGALYHFVWHELCDWYLELLKPVFMGEDEAAKTEAQACVAYVLAETYKLLHPFMPFMTEELWAHIGGEGLLCHADWHVPLHRDDQAADEINWLVDLVSGIRSARAEMNVPPSAKAPLIFVGANSTTRERSARHYPAIERLARVDSLDFEKTTPKGAAQVIIGEATACIPLGNLIDVAAETARLEKAIGKVDKDIERSAKKLDNEKFVANADPEVVETERERFAELKTQREQLAVALTRVSEAG; the protein is encoded by the coding sequence ATGCTTGACAAGACCTATGACGCGAACAGCGTCGAACCGAAGATCGCGGATCGCTGGCAGGAGGCCGACGCCTTCCGCGCGGGCGCCAACGCCAGGCCGGGGGCGGAGTCTTTCAGCATTGTGATTCCGCCGCCGAACGTCACCGGCTCGCTGCATATGGGTCACGCGCTCAACAACACGCTGCAGGACATTCTGGTGCGCTTCGAGCGCATGCGCGGCAAGGATACACTCTGGCAGCCCGGCATGGACCATGCGGGCATCGCCACGCAGATGGTCGTAGAACGCCAGTTGATGGAAAGACAGCTTCCCGGCCGGCGCGAAATGGGCCGCGAGGCCTTCATCGACAAGGTCTGGGAGTGGAAGGATGAATCCGGCGGGCAGATCCTCAACCAGCTGAAGCGCCTCGGCGCCTCCTGCGACTGGTCGCGCGAACGCTTCACCATGGATGAGGGGCTTTCCGAGGCGGTTCTCGAAGTCTTCGTCACGCTCTACAAGCAGGGCCTGATCTACCGCGGCAAGCGTCTCGTCAACTGGGATCCGCAGTTCGAGACCGCCATCTCCGATCTCGAGGTCGAGAACCGCGAGACCGACGGCCATATGTGGCATTTCAAATATCCGCTGGCCGATGGCGAGACCTACACCTATGTCGAGAAGGACGAGGACGGGAACGTCATCCTCGAAGAGGAACGCGACTATATCTCGATCGCCACCACGCGCCCGGAAACGATGCTCGGCGACGGCGCGGTCGCGGTTCATCCGTCAGACGAGCGCTATGCGCCAATTGTCGGAAAATTCTGTGAAATCCCGGTCGGACCGAAGGAACATCGCCGTCTGATCCCGATCATCACCGATGAATATCCGGACCCGGATTTCGGCTCCGGCGCGGTCAAGATCACCGGCGCGCATGATTTCAACGACTACCAGGTCGCCCGCCGCAACCACATTCCGCTCTATCGCCTGATGGACGAGAAGGCGGCGATGCGCGCGGACGGCGAGCCCTACGCGACCTGTGCCGGCCAGGCGATGAAGATCGCAAAATCCGGCGAACTGCCGGGCGAGGCCGACGTCGACGACATCAATCTCGTGCCCGATGAATATCGCGGCCTCGACCGCTACGCCGCGCGCAAGCGCATCGTCGACGCGATCAATGCCGAGGGTCTTGCCGTGACCGTGAAGGACGAGGAGGGCAATGATATCCCCTTCGTCGAGAGCAAGAAGATCATGCAGCCCCATGGCGACCGTTCCGGCGTCGTCATCGAGCCGATGCTGACCGACCAATGGTTCGCCGATGCCAAGACGCTGGCTGAGCCGGCCATCGCTTCCGTTCGCGAGGGCCGCACGAAGTTCGTGCCGAAGAACTGGGAAAAGACCTATTTCGAGTGGATGGAGAATATCGAGCCCTGGTGCATTTCGCGCCAGCTGTGGTGGGGACACCAGATCCCGGCCTGGTACGGCCCGGATGGTTCCGTCTTCGTCGAGAGGACCGAGGAAGAAGCGCTCGAGGCGGCCATCCAGCACTATATTTCCCACGAAGGTCCGTGGAAGGCCTGGGTCGAGGAGCAGCTTGAGAATTACGAGCCCGGCAACATCCTGACCCGGGACGAGGACGTTCTCGACACCTGGTTCTCCTCGGGTCTCTGGCCCTTCTCCACGCTCGGCTGGCCGGAAAAGACGGAGGAACTGGCGCGCTACTATCCGACCAGCGTTCTCGTCACCGGTTTCGACATCATCTTCTTCTGGGTCGCGCGCATGATGATGGATGCGCTGCATTTCATGAAGGATGAGCACGGCAATCCGATCGAGCCGTTCCACACCGTCTATGTGCACGCCCTGGTGCGCGACAAGAACGGGCAGAAGATGTCGAAGTCGAAGGGCAATGTCATCAACCCGCTCGACCTGATCGACGAATATGGCGCCGATGCGCTGCGCTTCACGCTGGCGATCATGGCCGCCCAGGGGCGCGATGTGAAGCTCGATACGAGCCGCATCGCCGGCTACCGCAATTTCGGCACCAAGCTGTGGAATGCCACGCGCTTTGCCGAGATGAACGGCATGAAGCTTGACGCATCCTTCCGCCCTGAAAAGGCGACGCAGACGATCAACCGCTGGATCCTGACCGAGCTTTCGAAGACGGCCGAGGATGTGACGCGGGCGATCGAAACCTACCGCTTCAACGAGGCGGCGGGCGCGCTTTATCACTTCGTCTGGCACGAACTCTGCGACTGGTATCTGGAACTGCTGAAGCCCGTTTTCATGGGCGAGGACGAGGCCGCCAAGACCGAGGCGCAGGCCTGCGTCGCCTATGTACTGGCCGAAACCTACAAGCTCCTGCATCCGTTCATGCCGTTCATGACCGAGGAACTCTGGGCCCATATCGGCGGCGAGGGGCTGCTGTGCCATGCCGACTGGCATGTGCCGCTCCACCGCGACGACCAGGCCGCGGACGAGATCAACTGGCTGGTCGATCTCGTTTCCGGCATCCGTTCCGCGCGCGCCGAGATGAACGTGCCGCCATCGGCCAAGGCGCCGCTGATCTTCGTCGGCGCCAATTCCACGACCCGCGAGCGCAGCGCCCGGCACTATCCGGCAATCGAGCGTCTGGCACGGGTCGATTCGCTCGACTTCGAAAAGACGACGCCCAAGGGCGCGGCCCAGGTGATTATCGGCGAAGCAACGGCCTGCATTCCGCTCGGCAACCTGATCGACGTCGCCGCCGAAACCGCGCGTCTGGAAAAGGCAATCGGCAAGGTCGACAAGGATATCGAACGCTCGGCGAAGAAACTCGACAACGAGAAATTCGTCGCCAATGCCGATCCGGAAGTGGTCGAAACCGAACGCGAGCGTTTTGCCGAACTGAAGACGCAACGCGAACAGCTTGCCGTGGCGTTGACGCGGGTAAGCGAGGCCGGTTAG
- a CDS encoding protein-L-isoaspartate O-methyltransferase, which yields MNFETAREKMVECQIRTTDVTAHPVISAFLSVPREAFLPAGLKPLAYIDEDIQVKPATAESPARYMMEPSPLAKLIQLVEVSKKDVVLVVGTGEGYAAAVLSLLAQSVVGIDSDEELVQSASDNFLELGYDNAAAVVGDLTAGYPSEAPYDVIFVNGAVEYIPDALLEQLRDGGRLVCVEGAGNAARAKIYRRDGDVFSEFLSFNAAVKPLPGFTREKAFEF from the coding sequence ATGAATTTCGAAACGGCGCGTGAAAAGATGGTGGAGTGCCAGATCCGCACCACCGATGTCACGGCGCATCCGGTGATCTCCGCGTTTCTCTCGGTCCCGCGCGAGGCATTCCTTCCTGCCGGGCTGAAGCCGCTTGCCTATATCGACGAGGATATCCAGGTAAAGCCGGCCACGGCCGAAAGTCCCGCCCGCTACATGATGGAGCCGTCGCCGCTCGCAAAGCTGATTCAGCTGGTCGAAGTGTCCAAAAAGGATGTGGTTCTCGTCGTCGGCACGGGTGAGGGGTACGCCGCCGCGGTGCTCTCCCTGCTTGCCCAGTCGGTCGTCGGCATCGACAGTGACGAGGAACTGGTTCAGTCGGCGAGCGACAATTTTCTGGAGCTCGGCTATGACAATGCCGCCGCTGTCGTCGGCGACCTGACGGCGGGCTACCCTTCGGAAGCGCCCTATGACGTGATCTTCGTCAACGGCGCGGTTGAATACATTCCGGACGCGCTGCTCGAACAGCTGCGCGACGGCGGGCGACTGGTCTGCGTCGAAGGCGCCGGAAATGCCGCGCGCGCCAAGATCTATCGCCGCGATGGCGACGTCTTTTCCGAGTTCCTGTCCTTCAATGCCGCGGTGAAGCCGCTGCCGGGCTTCACGCGCGAAAAGGCCTTTGAGTTCTGA
- a CDS encoding DNA repair exonuclease — protein MTSFRFIHAADLHLGSPLSGLMLKDRQMAERFAAAGRDAFSALVDYALAAQVDFLVIAGDVYDGAWKDNHIGLFFNREIARLSRAGIPVYFLRGNHDAESIVARTIAMPEGVHEFSTRRPQTFVIEHLKVALHGQGFAERVAADNLALAYPAAVPGHFNIGVLHTSLSGRPPHAVYAPCSVVDLASRGYDYWALGHVHAFEEVSADPLTIYPGNLQGRNIRETGAKGAVLVSVEDGRPRYERVMLDCARFETVEVMLAEDLTEGAIPGAIEAALSPFAEAADERPHALRVTLSGRHALAERIKAERSQWRDHVQAACHRIHADLWLEKLVIALEAAGTERAKAAGELVVDIDALVASIAAGEDAGISELVSEISRRLPGGVAAGEQALGASESELLAEARDILRARLAGEG, from the coding sequence GTGACGTCCTTCCGCTTCATTCATGCCGCCGATCTGCATCTGGGCAGCCCTCTTTCCGGGCTGATGCTGAAGGACCGGCAGATGGCGGAACGCTTCGCCGCCGCCGGGCGCGATGCCTTTTCCGCGCTGGTTGACTATGCGCTCGCCGCGCAGGTGGATTTCCTGGTGATCGCCGGCGACGTCTATGACGGCGCGTGGAAGGACAATCATATCGGCCTGTTCTTCAATCGCGAGATCGCGCGATTGTCGCGCGCCGGCATCCCCGTCTATTTCCTGCGCGGCAATCATGATGCCGAGAGTATCGTCGCCCGCACCATCGCCATGCCGGAAGGCGTCCATGAATTCTCCACCCGCAGACCACAGACCTTTGTCATAGAACACCTGAAAGTGGCGCTGCACGGCCAGGGCTTTGCCGAACGCGTGGCGGCCGACAATCTTGCGCTTGCCTATCCGGCGGCGGTGCCCGGCCATTTCAACATCGGCGTGCTGCACACCTCGCTGTCCGGCCGTCCGCCGCATGCCGTCTATGCGCCGTGTTCGGTCGTCGATCTCGCCTCGCGCGGCTATGACTACTGGGCGCTCGGTCATGTCCATGCGTTTGAAGAGGTTTCGGCCGATCCGCTGACGATCTATCCGGGCAATCTGCAGGGCCGCAATATCCGCGAGACCGGGGCGAAGGGCGCGGTGCTGGTCAGCGTCGAGGACGGCCGTCCGCGCTATGAACGGGTGATGCTGGACTGCGCCCGCTTCGAGACGGTGGAGGTGATGCTTGCAGAGGACCTGACCGAAGGCGCCATTCCCGGCGCAATCGAGGCTGCGCTTTCGCCCTTTGCCGAGGCGGCGGATGAGCGGCCCCACGCGCTCAGGGTCACGCTGTCCGGTCGTCATGCTTTAGCCGAGCGGATCAAGGCTGAACGGTCACAGTGGCGCGATCACGTTCAGGCCGCATGCCACCGCATTCACGCTGATCTCTGGCTTGAAAAGCTTGTGATCGCGCTTGAGGCAGCGGGCACGGAAAGGGCAAAGGCAGCGGGTGAGCTTGTGGTCGACATCGATGCGCTGGTCGCTTCGATCGCAGCCGGCGAAGACGCCGGCATCAGCGAACTCGTCAGTGAGATCTCCCGAAGGCTGCCGGGCGGCGTCGCGGCGGGCGAGCAGGCGCTTGGCGCAAGCGAGTCCGAGCTTCTGGCGGAAGCGCGTGACATCCTGCGCGCGCGGCTTGCGGGCGAGGGCTGA
- a CDS encoding mechanosensitive ion channel family protein, which produces MAQKSTEKAHGSVDGCFSSRACLPIVLALLIVLVAGFSALASAAPASWTGAWDSRWFDGGARVYMQQDGTHVTGRYPAYNGRLEGEAEGRRLVGTWTTPKGSGSFEFILSEDGSSFVGRLGNKQWWTGARISTDHDQALRAFQSSPSETLRTFLIAAEAVESGRLEYQDDLLSMLIFPEGGRENHARELAPLVLLLDQFTVDPDIFETKAPEADEAELVLTRFDGRTLPLQFRRVGADWFMVAPPADSVKALFSDIAANAQSGGYKGGGRFEGSTPRAAMESFVDAMRAGPAMQDTAIAALDLSEMPTVVRDRQSVLVAEYLNEVIARIGEVVFQEIPNDPGSLEPFVYFTHPAGDIVLAPTETDDGVEWKFTPETVRSVRGLYAATENLPPSVRVLPYDAHSKAPYFRIRAIVAGAAPAALQPVGPLEAWQWAGLVAIFIVAVVAALVVGLLLSVAARLGHPTAKAASSRAFAIWGFRLLAFGVINYLGFAILGLPSEFGSAIKSMAVLMMIAGAIPVEFWIVDRLYNAVDRTGLINSRGAILASLLVGLVKVLLVCANILLFADALSIPYGAAVAGLGISGIVIAFAARSTLENVISAFILFVDRPVDVNDLGRFDGRIGTIEHIGLRATVIRTLDRTLLTIPNSDFISDSIENFTRRDSVLMRRRFALRPETGRDQLRYLLTEIRRMLIAHPKVLPDPARVRLLGISENRIEYEIFAYIRTVDYSDFLAIQEDVILRMMDIVEKSGSEFASPARTLYLARDRGIDADKGEAAEQAVAGWRDEGKLPFPNLAASEVSALRDTLDFPPEGAPPEDEQYNPSGPAEKGRERRFGLFRFRRQ; this is translated from the coding sequence TTGGCGCAGAAGTCAACGGAAAAGGCACACGGGAGCGTTGACGGATGCTTTTCGTCGCGCGCCTGTTTGCCCATCGTCCTCGCGCTCCTGATCGTTCTTGTCGCGGGCTTTTCGGCGTTGGCCAGCGCCGCGCCCGCCTCATGGACCGGCGCCTGGGATTCGCGCTGGTTCGATGGCGGCGCGCGTGTCTACATGCAGCAGGACGGCACGCATGTCACCGGGCGCTACCCGGCCTATAACGGCAGGCTCGAAGGCGAGGCCGAGGGCAGGCGGCTTGTCGGGACATGGACGACGCCGAAGGGCAGCGGATCCTTCGAGTTCATCCTTTCGGAGGACGGCAGCAGCTTTGTCGGGCGGCTCGGCAACAAGCAATGGTGGACGGGCGCACGGATCAGCACTGATCATGACCAGGCCCTTCGCGCCTTTCAGTCCTCGCCCTCCGAGACGCTGCGCACCTTCCTGATCGCCGCCGAGGCGGTGGAAAGCGGGCGGCTGGAATACCAGGACGACCTCCTCTCCATGCTGATCTTTCCGGAGGGCGGGCGGGAGAACCATGCCCGCGAACTGGCGCCGCTCGTGCTTCTCCTAGACCAGTTCACCGTCGATCCGGACATTTTCGAGACGAAGGCGCCGGAGGCCGATGAGGCCGAGCTCGTGCTGACGCGCTTTGACGGCAGGACGCTGCCATTGCAGTTCCGCCGCGTCGGGGCGGACTGGTTCATGGTGGCGCCGCCGGCCGACTCTGTCAAAGCTCTGTTCTCCGACATCGCGGCGAACGCGCAAAGCGGCGGCTACAAGGGCGGCGGCCGTTTCGAAGGCTCGACGCCGCGCGCCGCCATGGAGAGCTTCGTTGACGCCATGCGCGCCGGCCCCGCCATGCAGGACACCGCGATTGCAGCGCTCGATCTTTCCGAGATGCCGACGGTGGTGCGCGACCGCCAGTCGGTGCTTGTCGCTGAATATCTGAACGAGGTGATCGCCCGGATCGGCGAGGTCGTGTTCCAGGAAATTCCCAATGATCCCGGTTCGCTGGAGCCCTTTGTCTATTTTACCCACCCGGCCGGCGATATCGTGCTGGCCCCGACCGAGACGGATGACGGTGTGGAATGGAAGTTCACGCCCGAAACCGTGCGGTCCGTGCGCGGGCTTTATGCGGCGACGGAAAACCTGCCGCCATCCGTCCGGGTTCTGCCCTATGACGCCCATTCGAAGGCGCCGTATTTCAGGATCCGCGCGATTGTCGCCGGGGCGGCGCCCGCGGCGCTGCAGCCGGTCGGCCCGCTGGAGGCCTGGCAATGGGCCGGCCTTGTCGCCATTTTCATCGTCGCCGTTGTCGCCGCCCTTGTTGTCGGACTTCTCCTTTCGGTTGCCGCGCGGCTTGGCCATCCGACGGCGAAGGCGGCGAGCAGCCGCGCCTTTGCGATCTGGGGATTTCGCCTTCTCGCCTTCGGCGTCATCAACTATCTCGGCTTCGCCATTCTTGGCCTGCCCTCCGAGTTCGGCAGCGCGATCAAGTCGATGGCGGTCCTGATGATGATCGCGGGCGCGATCCCGGTCGAGTTCTGGATTGTCGACCGGCTGTATAATGCCGTCGATCGCACCGGCCTGATCAATTCGCGCGGGGCGATCCTTGCATCGCTTCTGGTGGGCCTGGTCAAGGTTCTCCTGGTCTGCGCCAATATCCTGCTCTTTGCCGATGCGCTGTCCATTCCCTACGGCGCGGCCGTCGCGGGCCTCGGCATTTCCGGCATTGTGATCGCCTTTGCCGCGCGTTCGACGCTGGAGAACGTGATCTCGGCCTTTATCCTGTTCGTCGACCGGCCCGTCGACGTCAACGATCTCGGCCGTTTCGACGGTCGGATCGGAACGATCGAGCATATAGGGCTCAGGGCAACCGTCATCCGCACGCTGGATCGCACGCTGCTGACCATTCCGAATTCCGATTTCATCTCCGACAGCATCGAGAACTTCACGCGTCGCGACAGTGTGCTGATGCGCCGGCGCTTTGCCCTTAGGCCGGAGACCGGCCGGGACCAGTTGCGCTATCTCTTGACCGAAATCCGGCGCATGCTGATCGCGCATCCCAAGGTCCTGCCGGATCCGGCGCGCGTGCGCCTTCTCGGGATCAGCGAGAACCGAATCGAATACGAAATCTTCGCCTATATCCGCACCGTCGATTATTCTGACTTTCTCGCCATCCAGGAAGACGTGATTCTGCGGATGATGGATATCGTCGAAAAGTCCGGGAGCGAATTCGCATCTCCGGCCCGCACCCTCTATCTAGCGCGTGATCGCGGCATCGACGCCGACAAGGGCGAGGCTGCCGAACAGGCGGTGGCAGGCTGGCGCGACGAGGGAAAGCTTCCGTTCCCGAACCTCGCGGCGAGCGAGGTTTCCGCTCTCAGGGACACGCTCGACTTCCCGCCCGAAGGGGCCCCGCCCGAGGATGAGCAGTACAACCCCTCCGGCCCCGCGGAAAAGGGACGGGAAAGGCGTTTCGGGCTGTTCCGTTTTCGCAGGCAGTGA